Below is a window of Epinephelus fuscoguttatus linkage group LG12, E.fuscoguttatus.final_Chr_v1 DNA.
TGACCTTATACTTCTTCTACTGAACTTAGACTTGCTGTCCTTGTTTGTGGActcttttttttgtgccatccaGTGGTAGTAACACCATGATGCACTactccatgtaaaaacaagatggtagccatctctgccaagtcagtgtgCAGCCGAAACCCAGACACAAAGGTGGATAAGGCCCAAAACATGATCAcgttttatggttgaaactcgTTTATTTATGATTACTTATGTTTGTAggttgatatggcaacaaaataaaccaattttagcaacagtaccAAGCTAAGACACTCAATTAGGAAGTCCTTGCTTGAAGACATTGAGACTTAATTGTCGTGTTGTTTGAGGTCACTGGGACTTAATTAGTGTTGACAATACTTCAGGTCATATTGATATAACTAGGAGGAATTGAATATGCATACCAAACTAAAGTTCTgatctcaggaggatataataAGTAAGTAATTGGAAGACCTCCATTTATCACTGCATGAAACACACTTGGAGGAATACCTTTGCCATAACCAGACTCCCATTAAAAATGTTGGATTTTAATCAGGCAGGAAGCTGAACAGCCATGGTAAAGTGTGTGTGGACAGGAGAGGACACTTCTGAGCAGAAGAGGTGGCAGTGGAGAGGGCTAACAGCTCACAAAGCGCTGGTTATGTCTGGGTTAATGTTTACCCTGAGGAGGACAAGCAGCTCATGGCCCTGCCACCGCCTGTTGAGGCTGAgcagtctgctgctgcctccgcTCTCCAGGAACCACTCGTCCAAAATGGTGAGTGCTGCAGTGACAgtctgttagcattagcatggaTAAACATATGAAGCTGGATTTATGTAGCCACGTTTGAGAGTTATCTGATAAGACACACAGGAACTGCACACACTTGAAGGCTCTGAAGTAGCAGGTGGCGATTGTCCCAGGGAAGACGCGCCGTTGGCGTATGCAGAAATATGTACGCCAAACTCAATTCAAAATGCGcttaattaaatgtattcatGCACATTCATAAAATGACACTCGTTTCAAGCAGCATTTTGGCATTTACGGATTAGGTCAGAGCTATTCTTCTATTCGGCGTAAATAGTTTGATGTATATACCTCATTAGACAATATTAGCTGAGATTATGTGTGCTCTTTCTCCCTCATGTGGGACTTCAATTCTGAGGATTTGCAGTGTCACAAAGTTGAATATTTCGACATTAAATTCTGATCTATAGATTATTAAGTTGCCGAATTGAAGAGTGGGTTATAAAAGGACAGACAAGCGTTATGTTTTTATAACTGTGAGTGTGACGTTGCAAATAATTAAGCAAATATTAAACAGatcctaaaataataatgaaatttggtgtgttctttttttaatgtacagATGGAGAATTCACGCTCAGTGATTGCATTCATATGTCTGTGATATTCATATTTAACTGAATAACTCttgttctctttatacatcctgagtataactttattttcatgtgtgGCTATTGCTTCTTTGGTTGCTTGGCCAGCGTCAGTACTCATTATCGGTGCTATGCTGCCACCTTGTGGACGCAGCATTGATAGCACTCAGGTAACCACTACAATGAATTGGTCATCTGAATCACCTAAAACCTGTGGTGCCACACTAGTAGAAATCTAAAGACTCGATCAGCATGTCTAGATCAAGGTGGCGTTTAGGCTAGAAGAGTGAATGTGATGttctataataataaaaacaatactgttccacaactgaaacaaaagcagcattTACTACAGCCTCTAGAGCACACTACAACAGATTGAGAAAAGAGAATAAACACAATAactgcttattattattattaggagttttgtttgtgtttctctctaGTCGTCAGACTCCCACTGGCTCTCCCCTGCAGACCGGGATCAACAGGTGATGGAGCTCAGGGCCACAGgatgggtggaggtggaggaccGCGATGCCATCTTCAAAGAGCTTCACTTCAAAACCTTTAatcaggtgtgtgtctgtgtgtttatattttgatgTACCTTCTGACAGGTTAGAGTCAGTGTTAGTTCACGTCTGTAACATTTTTGTAAAGTGAGGTTATTTTATCACTCGATGCACAAGTGTAGCAGGTCATTGTTTCAAATAGAAGTTGCGTTGGTGTGATGTTGCTGCTCTAAAACAGAGCTGTCAGTATTGCTGCTGTCATTAGAAACATCAGTCTACAGCTGGGTGTAAGTAGCTTAAAGATGAAGTAAATAAATTCTTGTCCCTTAAATTATTGAGATTACAAGTCATAACTTAACACTGAGAGCACAATATTGGACCAAAGCTGCATCACTGTGCAGCTGGTTACAGTGCACATGGGCTTCTATTCGGTTTGTCATGGaagaaagaacacacacacacacacaagcagctgACATCTGCTTCAGTCTCTAGGTTTTTATTCCAGATGGCCAGTAGAGTCTGCAttgaaactctttttttttttggtaaagaAAAGGGGTTCTGCTGTGGTCTTCAGGGGGCTGTTGTAGGCTGTCTGGAGGTTGTTTGATGGGGATCAGGACGCAGACCGCCAGACACTCGACCGTCTCACTAACCATCGGAAACACAGATATTCATCTGTGTTTATACGCTGATTGGTTGCAGGTGCAGCAGGGGGCAGGTTCCTCTTTCACTGGATTTCTTTCTTGGTTCCTACCTGCAAAGACTGCACGTGAACAACCTGTTTATGAGGCTTATCCTGGGTCTGATTAAATTCGgtatatggtgtttacatgctcaaACACATACATGGGATACTTCAAAAACCCAAATATAAACGGGTTATTCATGTCTGTGTTAACGCATTTACTGGTGACTCCTGCAAAGTTGTTGTTTATGAGAGAGGGCAATATTCTTACTCATTGTCTTTGTCAATGGGGCAAGCGTGTTGCTCTAAGACGGAACATGCTGTGCTCCACATGCATAACTGTGGAAATGATTGAAAGCCATAATAAAGTAGTACATGTGAAGCTTGTGGCTATGAGTCGATAGTCAACTAGTGTTTAGttaaagctgtgtttgtttaaagcACCCGGACAACCCAAAGGGGCAGGTTTGTCACATGTAGGGCTGGGCCTCCTCTCGTGTTTTTCTATACTGGTGCCAATACAATACTGGTACAGTAAAGAAAAGCAAGTgcattctgaaaatgttcataTGAGAAATAAGTGCAAATTTAACAATAATTCTCATCTTTTCAACAATCACTGAGTCTACTACTCACTGTTATTACATGTGCATGTTTCtatacatttccactcctgtgtagtaacgctggcatcaccacaccaaacttaatagagaactgtattctggtcacagtggaaaagcctctgaagcagaattttaCAACCCCAGTACCAAAAAAGTTGTGAAATTGTTTAAAACCtaagtaaaaacataaaacaatgatttgcaaatcatttggACCTAAATTCAACTGATTTCAgtacaaaaacaacatattatTATTTCCATATTGGAAACTTTTTTAGGTAAATAttcactcattctgaatttgatgcccgCAACACGTTCCTAAAACGTTGGGACAGTCAGGGGCACagctgtgttacatcacctgtTCTTTCAGCAACACTCAGTAAGTGTTCGGGGactgaggacactaattgttgaagttttgaaagtaaCTTTTTTATTCTATACAACTTTAGTTGCTCAACTGTCCGGGGTCTCCGTTGCTGATTTTGCACTTTATGATGTGCCACACATGTGCAGTGGGAGTCAGGTTTGGACTGCAGTCTATGATCCACACTCTTTTACGATGAAGCCACGCTGTTAGAACGCTtgcagaatgtgtctcattgtctcgctggaataagcagggacATCCCTGTAAAAGGTGTCATCTAGATGGCAgcatgttgctccaaaaccgttatgtacctttcagcattcatggtgccttcacagatgtgcaGGTTACCCATGATGCTATGAGCAGTAACACgccccccacaccatcacagatgctggctttgaactttgtGCTGGTAGcaatctggatggtccttttcGTTTTTAGCCCTGAGGACACAACGCCAGGGATTTCcgaaaaaaagatttttgaaCTTGTCAGACTACAGCACACTTTTCGTTGGTGTAGTATTGTTGATGTTTGGCTTTTGCTCTGCATGTAGAGCCTTATTTGCAATTGTAGATACAGCGACAAACTGTATTTACCGATGATGATTTTCCAAAGTGCTCCCGAGCCCATGTAGCAGTGTCCTTAACGCAATTATGTCAGTTTTTAATGCAGCACCATcagaggggtcaaaggtcacaagCATTAAATGTTGGTTTTCAGCCATGCCCCTTACATCCACAGATTTCTCTGGATTCTCTGAATCCTTTGATGATATTATGAACTGTAAATGGCGAAATCACTAAATTCCTTGCAACTGTGTGCTAAGAAAGGTCGTTGTCAAACTGTAGGATGGTTTGCCCTCAGTTTTTCACAAAGTTAACATTCTTGATGGCGAACAACAAAGCCCTCCGTGCCCTCTTGCTCCTTGTCCAATCTTTTTTGGAACATGTTTAAGGCATCAAATTTAGAATAAGTGCATATTTCACAAGCAACAATACAGTTTATCAGCTTGTACATCGGCTATCTTGTCTCTGTACTGTACTAaattgaatataggtcaaaagagatttgcaaatcattgcattctgtttttatttacgttTTACACAacgtcccaacttttttggaattggggttgCACATGACGTAGGCTTCTCACTGTTAAACATgttcctgaaacctggcactcttttagccttcacaagtgcattgttattaggtgtgcaaagccatccagtgggccggattggaccctttgttGAGCCAGTTCTGGCCCACGGGCCGCATGTTTGACACACCTGGTTTCGAAGATGTCAGTCATTTTGGTACCTAGTGTTGCTGAGGTCGTTGCCTCATGTGCAATTCGACATAATATCGAGGACACTACATCAGTTATTTGAATTAtagaaacaaaagtgaaacaatAATAGAAGCACTATAAAAAATAGatacaaactgtgtgtgtttttagttgGTTTATATTTTATGATGTCCTGTTCTGAGGAATTGTGATAGAAATTTGAAGTCTTAAAGTCTTTGAACAACAATCTGCACTTGTGTACAACTCACAGAAGTTTCtgcaataaagaaaatatttcgCATTTCTGTAAAATAGACAACAATCAAGGTTCATGTACTCGCTTTTTCTGGAGATTTCAACTGTATCCCACAGCCCTCTAACAAATGGAACTTGCTCAGGTGTTATTGTGACCCCAGTACACAGTTGGGTCACCTGATAACAAGTGGTAATACGAAGTCCTAGAAAAGAAACAGGTGCTGCGATCTTCCCTTCATTTACAGCCAACTGTTAAAGCCATGGGATAtgattgaaagctccagaaaataagccagtaagtggaccttgagatCAGTATATTTTACCGCACATCAGAGTTCCCACAGATATGTATTtgtactgtgtttttgttgtgaaaagGATTTTTCCTGAGCACATTTTTCAGGGTCGACCTGCCTCGAGTAGCTCTGCAAACAACTTGAAGTGTTTAATGTAACGTGCTTGTTGTACCAGACAGGTGCGGTTTATCACAGCACAGGAAGCAGGAAAATATTACTTTACGTTTTTTAGTGACTGTCTCAATAATATCACACtaaaaaagaaacactaaaaGTTATGTATGAATGTTTTTTGGCAGAGCATCGCGAGGCAGCTTGCTGCTTTGCCTCAGCCCTGTGTTGGGTGAGGTAAACTACAACATCTCAAGGCCACTTAGCGGACTTCCTCTAATCCTGTCGTTAGTTGTTTTAGCCCCTAAAATAGTCTGTTTTTACACTTCCCCGTGTTTGAAGTCGGGGGGCGAGCACTGACCTCCCCCATCTGCTCCTCCTGGCTCTAAAGCCTCTCCTCTTACCCTGACACGTCAGGCTGCATTACCCTGAGACACGCCAGGCGGCCAGTTGGCAGCAATTGGGGTTTCGATCAGAATGATTTCTTTCACAAACAATCAAATTGGTTAAAATGTTTCATCTGGCTCACAAACCACTAACAACCCCATCATTCCTTCTGGTAGATGTGCgttgctttctgtttttttctgtcatgctCGTTGCCACCCTCCTTTCCccatctctgtc
It encodes the following:
- the LOC125898715 gene encoding pterin-4-alpha-carbinolamine dehydratase 2-like, translated to MVKCVWTGEDTSEQKRWQWRGLTAHKALVMSGLMFTLRRTSSSWPCHRLLRLSSLLLPPLSRNHSSKMSSDSHWLSPADRDQQVMELRATGWVEVEDRDAIFKELHFKTFNQAFGFMSRVALQAEKMNHHPEWFNVYNKVQITLTTHDCGGLSKRDIKMAKFIDKIALSM